In Cupriavidus basilensis, the following proteins share a genomic window:
- a CDS encoding IS4 family transposase, which translates to MPSHRNASRLACWTRGCGHARSGTNLASAVGQRYLLTRVRQPAKPSLNEVLRPIARLGGFLGRKGNDDPGANTIWLGCKPK; encoded by the coding sequence ATGCCGTCACACCGCAACGCGAGCCGCTTGGCGTGCTGGACGCGTGGATGTGGGCACGCGAGAAGCGGGACAAATTTGGCAAGTGCAGTGGGCCAAAGGTACCTGTTGACCCGTGTCAGGCAGCCCGCCAAGCCAAGCCTGAACGAAGTGCTGCGCCCGATTGCTCGCCTTGGCGGATTCCTTGGTCGCAAGGGCAATGACGATCCAGGCGCGAATACGATTTGGCTTGGCTGCAAGCCAAAATGA